A part of Desulfomicrobium baculatum DSM 4028 genomic DNA contains:
- a CDS encoding methyl-accepting chemotaxis protein, which produces MKNIKLGIKIGGGFGVLILIACALGGLAVFNMKTVEGDSIRLAHEYVPEVGMANELERTSLLTMYAWRGYSFTEESSFLDEGRKQLASVQQALSTAEKHAQTFPALVKLKEQIVQAKSEVAEYASLADQTVATIQVMNNDRKNLDLGAAQYMKNCADFLAGQNQAMNQEITAGAAPDQLAERLQKISLVNEIIKMGNDTRIQVWRAQAQRDPKIIESAMDNFPKMDVLFDKLKSITRLDVDLDRIAETRDAALQYKNAMLSLNEHWKELSEINAKRTKTGEAVLVSAQTTAEAGLEGTQKIADDAVANLNSASTVMIGGLSVGVIIGILTAIFLTKGITGPVQLGVDFARKLAQGDLTAKLDVDQKDEVGILAQALRDMVAKLREIVTEVQSASDNVASGSEELSASAEQLSQGATEQAASVEEVSSSMEEMGSNIRQNADNASQTEKIALKAALDAEAGGKAVVQAVGAMKNIAEKISIVEEIARQTNLLALNAAIEAARAGEHGKGFAVVAAEVRKLAERSGTAAAEISELSSSTVSVADQAGQMLVKLVPDIQRTAELVQEISAASNEQNAGAEQINKALQQLDQVIQQNASASEEMASTSEELSSQAEQLQSSISFFHLGATAARVTRQAAHRGRPQASRKAAPKALAAKGSASGLALDMGRDDEDDEFERF; this is translated from the coding sequence ATGAAAAACATCAAGTTGGGGATCAAGATCGGCGGAGGTTTCGGAGTTCTGATTCTTATCGCATGCGCTTTGGGTGGTCTGGCCGTATTCAACATGAAAACCGTCGAGGGAGATTCCATCCGGCTGGCCCATGAGTATGTGCCGGAAGTCGGGATGGCCAACGAACTTGAACGCACGTCTTTGCTGACCATGTATGCCTGGCGCGGCTACTCCTTTACAGAAGAAAGCTCCTTTTTGGATGAAGGGCGCAAACAGCTGGCATCCGTGCAGCAGGCCCTGAGCACGGCCGAAAAGCATGCGCAGACATTTCCGGCCCTTGTCAAACTGAAGGAACAGATTGTCCAGGCAAAAAGTGAAGTCGCCGAATATGCCAGCTTGGCGGATCAGACCGTGGCCACTATACAAGTGATGAACAATGATCGAAAAAATCTGGATCTTGGCGCCGCCCAGTACATGAAAAATTGCGCGGATTTCCTTGCGGGACAGAATCAGGCCATGAACCAGGAGATCACGGCAGGGGCCGCTCCGGATCAACTGGCCGAGCGGCTTCAAAAAATATCTCTGGTCAACGAAATCATTAAAATGGGCAATGACACGCGCATCCAGGTCTGGCGCGCTCAAGCACAGCGTGATCCGAAGATTATCGAATCAGCCATGGACAATTTTCCCAAAATGGATGTGCTGTTTGATAAATTGAAGTCCATCACGCGCCTGGACGTAGATCTCGACAGAATTGCGGAAACCCGCGATGCCGCGCTCCAATACAAGAATGCCATGCTCAGCCTGAACGAGCATTGGAAGGAGCTGAGCGAGATCAACGCCAAGCGCACCAAGACCGGTGAGGCCGTGCTTGTTTCCGCTCAGACCACCGCGGAAGCCGGACTTGAAGGCACGCAAAAGATCGCCGACGATGCCGTCGCCAATCTGAACTCGGCCTCCACTGTCATGATCGGTGGCCTGAGCGTCGGCGTCATCATCGGCATCCTCACCGCCATTTTCCTGACCAAGGGCATCACCGGCCCGGTGCAGCTGGGCGTGGATTTTGCCCGCAAGCTGGCTCAGGGTGACCTGACCGCCAAACTGGACGTGGACCAGAAGGACGAAGTCGGCATCCTGGCCCAGGCGCTGCGCGACATGGTCGCCAAGCTGCGCGAGATCGTGACCGAAGTGCAGTCGGCTTCCGACAACGTGGCCTCGGGTTCCGAGGAACTGAGCGCTTCGGCCGAACAGCTCTCCCAGGGCGCGACCGAGCAGGCCGCCTCTGTTGAAGAGGTATCGTCGAGTATGGAAGAGATGGGCTCCAACATCCGCCAGAACGCCGACAACGCCTCCCAGACCGAAAAGATCGCCCTCAAGGCCGCCCTTGACGCCGAAGCCGGCGGCAAGGCAGTGGTCCAGGCCGTGGGCGCCATGAAGAACATCGCCGAGAAGATCTCCATCGTCGAGGAGATCGCCCGCCAGACCAACCTCTTGGCCCTCAATGCTGCCATCGAAGCTGCCCGCGCAGGCGAACACGGCAAGGGCTTCGCGGTGGTCGCGGCGGAAGTGCGCAAATTGGCCGAACGCAGCGGCACGGCCGCGGCCGAGATCAGCGAACTGTCCTCCTCCACCGTGAGCGTGGCCGATCAGGCCGGGCAGATGCTGGTCAAGCTGGTCCCGGACATCCAGCGCACGGCAGAGCTGGTGCAGGAGATTTCCGCCGCCTCAAACGAACAGAACGCCGGTGCCGAACAGATCAACAAGGCCTTGCAGCAGCTTGATCAGGTCATTCAGCAGAACGCCTCGGCTTCCGAGGAGATGGCTTCCACTTCCGAAGAACTGTCCAGCCAGGCCGAGCAGCTGCAGTCCTCCATCTCCTTCTTCCATCTGGGCGCGACAGCGGCCCGCGTCACCCGTCAGGCCGCCCATCGCGGACGGCCGCAGGCCTCCCGCAAGGCGGCTCCCAAGGCCCTGGCCGCCAAGGGATCAGCCAGCGGCTTGGCCCTTGATATGGGACGCGACGATGAAGATGATGAATTCGAACGTTTCTAA
- a CDS encoding methyl-accepting chemotaxis protein, whose translation MPHEKAHPLHELGSVMEECANSLPILLPRLAGVIKDREEEFLGLGSTIFGINSKANTFSATASAMASSVGEGALHAAIGELQTRADEAKAVFSSVSSTEQLQGMSEVLGLIRSLDQAMAQFFNMVQTLKVLEITTRIESARLGSAGAGFTTLADDVRALGTIIDEHTEKIREHSHLLMNQVTSACERSKMQIASQKRIVEDMFTELFAGISELESMRTHSAGLVQDLAHGSRQVTESMGQVIASVQFHDITRQQVEHVEEILDQAVREIRTSANNDGDPGLGAWVRDVLTLQAPQLRQAQEMFSGAVEELISNLISIGHGIKDLHGKITAVAYADRKGGVSILDAIRHHIGDVTNAMRTTSGHISETSKTMSHMAETISTVSTFVHGIEDIGAEIELIALNARVKAAHTGDQGRTLGVIAMEIQNLSVDARARTGTVAEILNRISSVAERLSTLARDSDVSEMVGGIQGRFETVLDHLAGLDAELGTNIAHLSELSTGLVSQINALTSSIHFHELVSDQLLTLEKEITVLKDTFAPFSTELDTARQPEKLREQLSRYTMDSERLVHLSVLGHHGTAHEDGEVDLFGDNDVELFGDENVELFSDDNVELFDDDNVELFDGQPNAPKKKAEPEEDLGDNVELF comes from the coding sequence ATGCCCCACGAAAAAGCGCATCCTCTCCACGAACTGGGTTCTGTGATGGAGGAATGCGCCAACAGCCTGCCCATCCTTCTGCCCCGCCTTGCCGGTGTCATCAAAGACAGAGAAGAGGAATTTCTCGGACTTGGGTCCACGATTTTCGGCATCAATTCAAAAGCCAACACGTTTTCCGCCACGGCTTCGGCCATGGCGTCTTCCGTCGGAGAAGGCGCGCTGCACGCGGCCATCGGCGAACTGCAGACCCGGGCCGACGAGGCAAAAGCCGTATTTTCTTCCGTCTCGTCCACGGAGCAATTGCAAGGCATGTCCGAGGTGCTGGGCCTTATTCGCAGCCTGGACCAAGCCATGGCCCAATTTTTCAATATGGTGCAGACCTTGAAAGTGCTCGAAATCACCACCCGCATCGAGAGCGCCCGCCTGGGCAGCGCCGGTGCCGGGTTCACCACCCTGGCCGACGATGTCAGGGCGCTGGGCACGATCATCGACGAGCACACGGAAAAAATCCGCGAGCATTCGCACCTGCTCATGAACCAGGTGACCTCCGCCTGCGAGCGCAGCAAAATGCAGATCGCTTCGCAGAAACGCATTGTCGAGGACATGTTCACGGAACTCTTTGCCGGCATTTCCGAACTCGAGTCCATGCGCACCCATTCGGCCGGTCTGGTTCAGGATCTGGCCCACGGGTCGCGGCAGGTGACCGAGAGCATGGGACAGGTCATCGCCTCGGTGCAATTTCACGATATCACCCGCCAGCAGGTCGAACACGTCGAGGAAATTCTGGATCAGGCCGTTCGGGAAATCCGCACCAGCGCAAATAATGATGGCGATCCAGGCCTTGGAGCCTGGGTGCGGGACGTGCTCACGCTCCAGGCTCCGCAACTGCGTCAGGCGCAGGAAATGTTTTCGGGGGCCGTGGAAGAGCTTATCAGCAATTTGATCTCCATCGGACATGGCATCAAGGACCTGCACGGCAAGATCACCGCCGTGGCCTATGCGGACAGGAAAGGCGGCGTTTCCATTCTCGATGCCATTCGGCATCACATCGGCGATGTCACGAACGCCATGCGGACCACCAGCGGACACATCTCGGAGACATCCAAAACCATGTCGCACATGGCGGAAACCATCTCCACGGTCAGCACCTTCGTGCACGGCATCGAGGACATCGGGGCCGAAATCGAGCTCATCGCCCTGAACGCCCGGGTCAAAGCCGCCCACACCGGAGACCAGGGCCGCACCCTCGGGGTCATCGCCATGGAAATCCAGAATCTTTCCGTGGACGCCCGCGCCCGCACCGGTACGGTGGCCGAAATCCTGAATCGCATTTCCTCCGTGGCCGAACGCCTCTCCACCCTGGCCCGTGACTCGGACGTGTCCGAAATGGTGGGCGGAATCCAAGGCCGTTTTGAAACCGTGCTCGACCATCTGGCCGGTCTTGATGCCGAACTCGGGACAAACATCGCACACCTCTCGGAGCTTAGCACAGGGCTTGTGTCACAAATCAACGCCTTGACATCTTCCATCCATTTCCATGAGTTGGTATCGGACCAATTGTTGACCTTGGAAAAAGAAATCACGGTCTTGAAAGACACGTTCGCCCCCTTCTCTACAGAGCTCGACACGGCCAGACAGCCCGAGAAATTGCGGGAGCAGCTCTCCAGGTACACCATGGACAGCGAACGGCTGGTCCACTTGTCCGTACTTGGGCACCATGGCACCGCTCATGAAGATGGCGAGGTCGATCTGTTCGGCGATAATGACGTCGAACTTTTCGGCGA
- a CDS encoding chemotaxis protein CheW: MSDNTTLQYLTFGLGEEVFALETGSVREVIELVSVTRIPKTPAYMRGVINLRGHAVPVVDLRIKFDMPTAQDTVNTCIIIVDVEVEGENCYMGAIVDSVREVFEMTSDQINPPPRMGTAIRADFIRGMGKQNEEFIMILDIGRVFSPEELQVLRSTEELEA; encoded by the coding sequence ATGAGTGACAACACTACCCTGCAGTACCTGACCTTCGGTCTTGGCGAGGAGGTCTTTGCCCTGGAGACGGGTTCCGTGCGCGAGGTCATCGAGCTCGTGTCCGTGACCCGCATCCCCAAGACGCCGGCCTACATGCGCGGGGTCATCAATCTGCGCGGCCATGCCGTGCCGGTGGTCGACCTGCGCATAAAGTTCGACATGCCAACGGCCCAGGATACTGTGAATACATGCATCATAATAGTTGATGTGGAAGTTGAAGGCGAAAACTGCTACATGGGCGCGATAGTTGACTCGGTACGCGAAGTGTTCGAGATGACCAGCGACCAGATCAACCCGCCGCCGCGCATGGGCACGGCCATCAGGGCTGACTTCATCCGGGGCATGGGCAAGCAGAACGAGGAGTTCATCATGATCCTCGACATCGGCAGGGTCTTCTCCCCCGAGGAACTGCAGGTTCTGCGCAGCACCGAAGAACTGGAAGCGTAA